From the Vibrio alginolyticus NBRC 15630 = ATCC 17749 genome, one window contains:
- the purL gene encoding phosphoribosylformylglycinamidine synthase, which produces MRILRGSPALSEFRVNKLLELCREQDLPVTGIYAEFMHFADLKSDLDDQELEKLEKLLTYGPTIEEHEPEGLLLLVTPRPGTISPWSSKSTDIAVNCGLDKVKRLERGTAYYVESSVVLSEAQADAVKALIHDRMMETVFTEFEAASALFTVAEPKPVAHVDILAGGRLALEEANVSLGLALAEDEIDYLVENFTKLGRNPNDIELMMFAQANSEHCRHKIFNADWTIDGVDQPKSLFKMIKNTFETTPDYVLSAYKDNAAVMTGSKAGRFFPDPKSRQYTYHHEDTHILMKVETHNHPTAISPWPGASTGSGGEIRDEGATGIGGKPKAGLVGFTTSNLRIPGFEQPWETDFGKPGRIVNALDIMLEGPLGGAAFNNEFGRPNLLGYFRTYEEKVTSHAGEEIRGYHKPIMIAGGMGNIRDEHVQKKEIPVGASLIVLGGPAMNIGLGGGAASSMASGQSAEDLDFASVQRENPEMERRCQEVIDRCWQLGDDNPIAFIHDVGAGGISNALPELVDDGERGGKFQLRDVPNDEPGMSPLEIWCNESQERYVLAVAPENMEAFDAICKRERAPYAVVGVATEERHLTLEDSHFDNTPIDMPMDILLGKPPKMHRDATTLKVESPAIVRDGIELNEAVDRVLRLPAVAEKTFLITIGDRTVTGLVARDQMVGPWQVPVANCAVTAASYDTYHGEAMSMGERTPVALLDFGASARLAVGESLTNIAATDIGDIKHIKLSANWMSPAGHPGEDAGLYEAVKAVGEELCPALGLTIPVGKDSMSMKTKWEENGESKEVTSPLSLVITAFGRVEDVRKTVTPQLRTDKGNTSLVLVDLGNGKNRLGATALAQVYKQLGDKPADVDNAEQLKGFFDAMQALVRDDKLVAYHDKGDGGLFVTLAEMAFAGHCGVKANIAELGDDALAVLFNEELGAVVQVKNDDLDSVLSTLAANGLEACSHVIGSVEASDDFVITSGDAVVLERSRTELRVIWAETTHKMQSLRDNPACADQEHEAKKDNSDPGLNVKLSFDVNEDVAAPYIAKGAKPKMAILREQGVNSHVEMAAAFDRAGFEATDIHMSDILTGQAVLDEYHGLVACGGFSYGDVLGAGEGWAKSILFNAQAREQFQAFFNREETFSLGVCNGCQMLSNLKELIPGADLWPRFVRNESERFEARFSLVEVQKSDSVFFDGMAGSRMPIAVSHGEGRVEVRDAEHLAAIEASGTVAVRYVDNLGNPTQQYPNNPNGSPNAITGLTTADGRVTIMMPHPERVFRTVANSWAPEGWGENGAWMRMFQNARKNIG; this is translated from the coding sequence ATGAGAATTTTGCGTGGCTCCCCAGCTCTTTCTGAGTTTCGTGTTAATAAACTACTGGAACTTTGTCGTGAACAAGATCTGCCTGTAACTGGCATTTATGCCGAGTTTATGCACTTTGCCGATCTAAAGTCAGACCTTGATGACCAAGAGTTAGAAAAACTTGAAAAGTTACTAACTTACGGCCCAACCATCGAAGAGCATGAGCCTGAAGGTCTTCTACTTCTTGTCACGCCTCGTCCTGGCACTATCTCGCCTTGGTCTTCTAAATCTACCGATATCGCTGTTAACTGTGGTCTGGATAAAGTGAAACGTCTAGAGCGTGGTACGGCTTATTATGTCGAATCTTCAGTTGTTCTATCAGAAGCTCAAGCTGACGCTGTTAAAGCGTTAATTCACGACCGTATGATGGAAACAGTATTCACAGAATTTGAAGCCGCATCAGCATTATTTACTGTTGCAGAGCCTAAGCCTGTCGCACATGTTGATATCTTAGCTGGCGGTCGTCTTGCGCTTGAAGAGGCAAACGTTTCCCTTGGCTTGGCACTCGCAGAAGATGAAATTGATTACTTGGTAGAGAACTTTACTAAGCTTGGGCGTAACCCAAACGACATTGAATTGATGATGTTTGCTCAGGCGAACTCAGAGCATTGTCGCCACAAAATTTTTAACGCAGATTGGACTATCGACGGGGTAGATCAACCTAAGTCTTTGTTCAAAATGATCAAAAACACTTTTGAAACGACACCTGACTATGTGCTGTCTGCATACAAAGACAACGCAGCCGTTATGACAGGTTCTAAAGCGGGGCGTTTTTTCCCTGACCCTAAATCTCGTCAATACACGTACCACCATGAAGATACGCACATCTTGATGAAGGTAGAAACGCACAACCACCCAACGGCAATCTCTCCGTGGCCGGGCGCATCGACTGGCTCAGGCGGTGAAATTCGTGACGAAGGCGCGACGGGTATCGGCGGTAAGCCAAAAGCGGGTCTGGTTGGTTTTACAACCTCTAACTTACGTATTCCTGGTTTTGAACAGCCATGGGAAACCGACTTCGGCAAGCCGGGTCGTATTGTGAATGCGTTAGACATCATGCTTGAAGGTCCTCTTGGCGGCGCGGCATTCAACAACGAATTTGGTCGTCCAAATCTATTGGGTTACTTCCGTACTTACGAAGAAAAAGTCACTTCTCATGCGGGTGAAGAAATTCGTGGTTACCACAAACCAATCATGATTGCTGGTGGTATGGGTAACATCCGCGATGAACACGTACAGAAGAAAGAGATCCCTGTAGGTGCGAGCCTAATCGTACTTGGTGGTCCGGCAATGAACATCGGTCTTGGTGGTGGTGCGGCATCTTCCATGGCATCTGGTCAGTCAGCAGAAGATCTGGACTTCGCTTCGGTACAGCGTGAAAACCCAGAGATGGAACGTCGCTGTCAGGAAGTGATCGACCGTTGTTGGCAGTTAGGCGACGATAACCCAATCGCATTTATCCACGATGTGGGTGCAGGCGGTATCTCTAACGCATTGCCTGAACTTGTCGACGACGGTGAGCGTGGCGGTAAGTTCCAATTACGCGATGTACCAAACGATGAGCCGGGCATGAGCCCACTGGAAATCTGGTGTAACGAATCACAGGAACGTTACGTTCTAGCGGTAGCGCCAGAAAACATGGAAGCATTCGACGCAATCTGTAAGCGTGAACGCGCACCGTATGCAGTGGTGGGTGTAGCGACAGAAGAGCGTCATCTAACGCTAGAAGATTCTCACTTCGACAATACGCCGATCGATATGCCAATGGATATCCTGCTTGGTAAGCCACCGAAGATGCACCGCGACGCAACCACACTAAAAGTGGAAAGCCCTGCCATTGTTCGTGATGGTATTGAGCTTAATGAAGCGGTGGATCGCGTACTTCGTCTTCCTGCTGTTGCAGAAAAAACATTCCTAATTACTATCGGTGACCGAACAGTAACGGGTCTGGTTGCTCGTGATCAAATGGTTGGTCCTTGGCAGGTACCAGTAGCAAACTGCGCAGTAACAGCGGCAAGCTACGACACTTACCATGGCGAAGCAATGTCGATGGGTGAGCGCACGCCAGTGGCATTACTAGACTTTGGTGCATCGGCTCGCCTAGCAGTTGGTGAGTCACTAACGAACATTGCGGCAACAGACATCGGTGATATTAAACACATTAAACTGTCTGCGAACTGGATGTCTCCAGCGGGTCACCCAGGTGAAGATGCGGGTCTTTACGAAGCAGTGAAAGCGGTGGGTGAAGAACTGTGTCCTGCTTTAGGTTTGACTATCCCAGTTGGTAAAGACTCTATGTCGATGAAAACCAAGTGGGAAGAAAACGGCGAGAGCAAAGAAGTCACATCTCCACTGTCGCTAGTTATCACGGCATTTGGTCGTGTGGAAGACGTACGTAAGACCGTGACTCCACAACTACGCACTGACAAAGGAAATACTTCTCTAGTTCTTGTTGACTTGGGTAACGGCAAAAACCGCTTAGGTGCGACAGCATTGGCACAAGTATACAAACAGCTGGGTGACAAACCTGCTGACGTAGATAATGCAGAGCAGCTAAAAGGCTTCTTTGATGCAATGCAAGCGTTAGTACGTGATGACAAGCTAGTGGCTTACCACGATAAAGGCGACGGCGGTCTGTTTGTTACACTGGCTGAGATGGCATTCGCGGGTCACTGTGGCGTAAAAGCGAACATCGCAGAGCTGGGTGACGATGCGCTGGCCGTTCTATTTAACGAAGAGCTAGGTGCGGTTGTTCAAGTTAAGAATGATGATCTAGATTCAGTTCTATCTACTCTGGCGGCAAACGGCTTAGAGGCATGCTCACATGTGATTGGTTCTGTTGAAGCTTCAGACGACTTTGTTATCACTTCTGGTGATGCAGTTGTGCTTGAACGTTCACGTACCGAACTACGCGTTATCTGGGCTGAAACAACGCATAAGATGCAAAGCCTACGTGATAACCCAGCGTGTGCAGACCAAGAGCACGAAGCTAAGAAAGACAACTCTGACCCGGGTCTAAACGTTAAGCTCAGCTTCGACGTAAATGAAGACGTTGCAGCACCGTACATTGCGAAAGGTGCTAAACCTAAGATGGCAATTCTACGTGAGCAGGGCGTTAACTCCCACGTCGAAATGGCAGCAGCGTTTGACAGAGCAGGCTTTGAAGCAACCGACATCCATATGAGCGATATCCTAACAGGCCAAGCGGTACTGGATGAATACCATGGCCTAGTAGCTTGTGGTGGCTTCTCTTACGGCGACGTACTAGGTGCGGGTGAAGGTTGGGCTAAGTCTATCCTGTTTAACGCACAAGCTCGTGAACAGTTCCAAGCCTTCTTCAACCGTGAAGAGACGTTCTCTTTAGGTGTATGTAACGGTTGTCAGATGCTATCAAACCTGAAAGAGCTGATCCCAGGTGCAGACTTGTGGCCACGTTTTGTGCGCAACGAATCTGAGCGTTTTGAAGCGCGCTTTAGTCTAGTTGAAGTTCAGAAATCTGATTCTGTATTCTTCGACGGCATGGCTGGTTCGCGTATGCCAATCGCGGTTTCCCACGGAGAAGGACGTGTAGAAGTACGTGATGCAGAGCACCTAGCAGCGATTGAAGCATCAGGTACGGTTGCGGTTCGTTACGTGGATAACCTCGGTAACCCAACACAACAATACCCGAACAACCCGAATGGTTCGCCAAACGCGATTACCGGTTTAACAACAGCAGACGGTCGCGTAACTATCATGATGCCTCACCCAGAGCGCGTATTCCGCACAGTTGCAAATTCTTGGGCTCCGGAAGGTTGGGGTGAAAATGGCGCTTGGATGCGTATGTTCCAAAATGCCCGTAAGAATATCGGTTAA
- a CDS encoding DUF3622 domain-containing protein produces the protein MSKNPKFAIRVTEKRNGWSAEITRQVTSRKTVVSKRETGFDSEEKAQAWAEQELAGFIQNQVVRNERKAAQRQEREAEQLAAKVRKEEARKAHETEVDTDEE, from the coding sequence ATGTCTAAGAATCCAAAATTTGCTATCCGCGTCACTGAAAAACGTAACGGCTGGAGCGCAGAAATCACTCGCCAAGTGACATCTCGTAAGACTGTAGTATCAAAGCGTGAAACAGGCTTTGACAGCGAAGAGAAAGCACAAGCTTGGGCTGAACAAGAACTGGCTGGATTTATCCAAAACCAAGTGGTTCGTAACGAGCGTAAAGCAGCGCAACGTCAAGAGCGTGAAGCAGAACAACTAGCGGCAAAAGTTCGTAAAGAAGAAGCCCGCAAAGCACATGAAACCGAAGTAGACACTGACGAAGAATAA
- a CDS encoding TonB-dependent receptor domain-containing protein has protein sequence MKRLISHPFKVNLISLALLFPLYSYAETAPNEELEVIGVRYAKPITIAEPAQTTINWSEIEEQQYSNFASMIDAVPGASIDGGGRSGGERINIRGFDDPSDIAVFVDGAPIGFQQYRYGTFFFDPFLIGEAEIIKGAHDYRALNGKFGGSIRIKTKNVDDLLYGERNFGARISSAYNNNGDENAYTLTLYGKNDAGFYFLANGSVKDSDDIKVGGGETLDYSGYEQENMLVKVGYENNDHEFEISHTRYKDEGRKPWANRRGKMPNITEYNIKKYGSLEKAQYAYTVDNKYTDNTTTISYHYMPTNPYIDFNIKMARSENDRHWVRPDVAFEKMFVSVGSYGHESWLSYERDYVDVFNQAQFGDHTLVTGLQYQKTDRDSLVFNASYDSNEAKNYGWYTPYYEPSGTQSIYAAYIADHYQATDRLTITPSLRYEYIKSEGKGNAAPDYNDPAAGHNYGETTHKGFSPRLDIDFDASNNTRLNASYAYALKAPTVDNIYSVQYARATATATALNLDVSRIHAYQASVINLTEGLVNSRDNLATELTMFYNDVSDTVDIRTGDNLDKNTTELQSWNTNLDGFKNYGFELISQYRIEDFYSNFSASYIRGKNKGSLSDSTGSDDDHPDVPPLNINLGLGYEWIPGLRTGWEVRWYDAQTKTKASGNNLKVKSPSEQYTLQNAYVVWEIQQVEGLSVGAVVKNLTDRYYEAYLSNGVPSPGREVKLHLTYQY, from the coding sequence ATGAAACGATTAATAAGTCATCCATTCAAAGTAAATCTCATTTCACTGGCTTTGCTCTTCCCTCTTTATTCATATGCCGAGACAGCGCCAAATGAAGAGCTTGAAGTCATAGGCGTTCGTTATGCCAAACCCATTACCATTGCTGAGCCTGCGCAAACCACCATTAATTGGTCAGAGATTGAAGAGCAACAGTACTCTAATTTTGCCTCAATGATCGATGCCGTTCCCGGTGCATCAATAGATGGTGGCGGTCGTTCTGGTGGCGAACGTATTAACATTCGTGGTTTTGATGATCCAAGCGATATCGCCGTCTTTGTCGATGGCGCTCCAATTGGCTTTCAACAATACCGCTACGGTACCTTCTTTTTTGATCCGTTCTTAATTGGCGAAGCAGAAATTATCAAGGGCGCGCACGACTATCGAGCACTCAACGGGAAGTTTGGTGGCTCCATTCGCATTAAAACCAAAAATGTCGATGATCTCCTGTACGGCGAAAGAAACTTTGGTGCTCGCATCTCAAGTGCATATAACAACAACGGCGATGAGAATGCCTACACGCTAACACTCTATGGTAAAAACGATGCTGGTTTTTATTTTCTAGCGAATGGCTCGGTAAAAGATTCTGATGACATTAAAGTCGGTGGTGGTGAAACGCTGGATTACTCAGGTTATGAGCAAGAAAACATGCTCGTAAAAGTCGGTTATGAAAACAACGATCACGAGTTTGAAATTAGCCACACTCGCTACAAAGATGAAGGTCGTAAACCTTGGGCTAACCGCCGCGGAAAAATGCCTAACATCACCGAATACAATATCAAGAAATACGGCTCATTAGAAAAAGCCCAATACGCTTACACCGTCGATAACAAATACACGGACAACACCACGACCATCTCTTACCACTACATGCCGACTAACCCGTATATTGATTTCAATATCAAAATGGCACGTTCCGAAAACGATCGTCATTGGGTTCGCCCTGACGTAGCATTCGAGAAAATGTTCGTTTCTGTTGGCAGTTACGGTCATGAGTCATGGCTGAGTTACGAGCGTGATTACGTTGATGTGTTTAACCAAGCGCAATTCGGAGACCACACTCTAGTCACTGGGCTTCAATATCAAAAAACCGATAGAGACTCGTTAGTATTCAACGCATCATACGACAGTAATGAAGCGAAAAACTACGGTTGGTACACCCCTTACTACGAACCATCTGGCACGCAGTCAATTTATGCCGCTTACATTGCTGATCACTATCAAGCAACAGACCGCCTAACAATCACACCTTCTCTGCGTTACGAATACATCAAGAGTGAAGGAAAAGGGAACGCTGCGCCGGATTATAATGATCCAGCTGCCGGACATAACTACGGTGAAACGACGCATAAAGGCTTTAGCCCACGTTTGGATATCGACTTTGATGCGAGCAATAATACGCGTTTAAACGCCTCCTACGCCTACGCTTTAAAAGCACCAACCGTTGATAACATCTACTCAGTGCAATATGCGCGAGCTACCGCTACGGCTACTGCTTTGAATCTGGACGTGTCTCGTATCCATGCTTATCAAGCAAGCGTTATCAACTTAACGGAAGGGCTGGTGAACTCTCGCGATAACCTCGCAACAGAGTTAACTATGTTCTATAACGATGTTAGCGACACAGTTGATATACGAACGGGCGATAACCTCGACAAAAATACTACTGAGTTACAAAGCTGGAATACAAACCTAGATGGCTTTAAAAACTATGGCTTTGAGCTAATTTCACAATACCGGATTGAAGATTTCTACAGTAATTTCTCAGCAAGTTACATTCGCGGCAAAAACAAAGGTAGCCTATCTGACTCTACAGGTTCAGATGATGATCATCCTGATGTACCGCCATTAAACATTAATCTGGGTTTAGGTTACGAATGGATTCCTGGTTTACGTACGGGCTGGGAAGTCCGCTGGTATGATGCGCAAACCAAAACCAAGGCAAGCGGTAATAATTTAAAAGTGAAATCGCCAAGTGAGCAATACACGCTACAAAACGCTTACGTGGTTTGGGAAATACAACAAGTCGAAGGCTTGAGCGTTGGCGCGGTTGTGAAAAACTTAACCGATCGTTACTACGAAGCATACCTATCTAATGGCGTGCCTTCGCCTGGTCGCGAAGTCAAACTGCACCTCACTTATCAATACTAA
- a CDS encoding succinylglutamate desuccinylase/aspartoacylase family protein: protein MARSKKSKVFELLGHQIQPGQRLEIEFEAAKLYTHSPLSIPVEIIHGKQEGPVLMVNAAIHGDELNGVEIVRQIINQLDPQKLKGTVIAVPIVNVFGFIHKSRYLPDRRDLNRCFPGSEKGALASRMAHGFFNNIAKRCDYILDLHTGAIHRTNLPQIRANLSNPETLRIAQAFATPVIVDSALRDGSLRSEAEKCDIPVLTYEAGEALRFDPLSISAGVLGVRRVMQAIGMLRASRKKLPEPIIAKSTSWVRASGNGILRTVVNLGDKVEQGETLAYISSPLGHDEIELKAPKRGLVIGQQTLPLVNEGDAIFHLAYFNQGDNALEQAVESYIEGLTEFDAEPLTTGQIPLETQ from the coding sequence ATGGCCAGAAGTAAAAAAAGCAAAGTGTTTGAGCTCTTAGGACATCAAATACAACCAGGGCAACGATTAGAGATCGAATTTGAAGCAGCGAAGCTATATACACATTCGCCTTTATCTATTCCTGTGGAAATCATCCATGGGAAACAAGAAGGACCAGTGTTAATGGTGAATGCTGCTATCCATGGTGATGAGCTTAATGGCGTAGAAATCGTTCGTCAGATCATTAACCAACTGGATCCACAAAAACTGAAAGGCACTGTCATTGCAGTACCTATCGTTAACGTTTTTGGTTTCATCCATAAATCTCGTTACTTGCCCGACCGACGAGATCTCAACCGTTGCTTTCCTGGCAGTGAAAAAGGCGCACTTGCATCTCGTATGGCACACGGGTTCTTTAACAACATTGCCAAGCGTTGTGACTACATTTTGGATCTACACACAGGGGCAATTCATCGCACGAACTTGCCACAGATCCGCGCAAACTTAAGCAACCCAGAAACGCTGCGTATTGCTCAAGCATTTGCGACGCCAGTGATTGTTGATTCAGCATTGCGTGATGGCTCTTTACGCAGTGAAGCAGAAAAATGCGATATTCCAGTGCTCACCTACGAAGCTGGCGAAGCATTGCGTTTTGATCCACTTTCGATAAGCGCTGGTGTACTCGGGGTTCGGCGCGTAATGCAAGCCATTGGTATGTTGCGTGCGAGCAGGAAAAAGCTGCCTGAGCCTATCATAGCGAAGTCCACTAGCTGGGTTCGCGCGTCAGGTAACGGCATTTTGCGTACTGTCGTTAATCTGGGAGACAAAGTAGAACAGGGGGAAACGCTCGCTTATATTAGCTCTCCTCTTGGTCATGATGAGATAGAACTAAAAGCCCCGAAGCGTGGTTTGGTTATCGGTCAACAAACATTACCATTGGTGAACGAAGGCGATGCAATTTTCCACCTTGCCTATTTTAACCAAGGTGATAATGCTTTAGAGCAAGCAGTCGAAAGCTATATTGAAGGCCTCACTGAATTCGATGCCGAGCCGCTGACAACCGGACAGATACCGTTAGAAACTCAGTAA
- a CDS encoding DUF3332 domain-containing protein, producing the protein MKKAIAKIGALTAVAVSLSGCVGSNAVTGYVMGFNLKAVDNRYARGGLNMLLAPVYGVAIAADYIVFNSLEFWTGKNPLNGKPHIFDTKVDTYIDVNHQLDKSLTTAPIAPLADNRVIEQGRMQKIDENTVQMDITYSNGEKATLMGVRDGEFVTYYIDGEVVAQTSMDELAAYAQNRV; encoded by the coding sequence ATGAAAAAGGCAATTGCTAAAATTGGTGCATTGACTGCGGTAGCAGTTTCACTTTCAGGTTGCGTAGGTAGTAATGCCGTGACAGGTTATGTCATGGGGTTTAACTTGAAAGCTGTTGACAACCGTTACGCTCGAGGTGGTCTAAATATGCTTTTAGCGCCTGTTTATGGTGTCGCGATCGCAGCGGATTATATCGTGTTTAACTCTCTAGAATTTTGGACGGGTAAGAACCCGTTAAATGGTAAGCCACATATCTTCGATACAAAGGTAGATACTTACATTGATGTCAATCACCAGTTAGATAAGTCGTTAACGACGGCACCAATCGCACCATTAGCGGATAACCGTGTCATTGAGCAGGGGCGAATGCAGAAAATCGATGAGAACACTGTTCAAATGGATATTACTTACAGCAACGGTGAAAAGGCGACACTCATGGGTGTGCGCGATGGTGAGTTTGTTACTTACTACATTGATGGTGAAGTTGTTGCACAAACCTCAATGGATGAATTAGCCGCTTACGCGCAAAACCGTGTGTAG
- a CDS encoding aminoacyl-histidine dipeptidase, translating to MSEFHSEISTLSPAPLWQFFDKICSIPHPSKHEEALAQYIINWATEQGFDVRRDPTGNVFIKKPATPGMENKKAVVLQAHIDMVPQKNEDTEHDFTKDPIQPYIDGEWVTAKGTTLGADNGIGMASCLAVLASKDIKHGPLEVLLTIDEEAGMTGAFGLEAGWLEGEILLNTDSEQEGEVYMGCAGGVDGTMTFDISRESTPAGFVTRQLTLKGLKGGHSGCDIHTGRGNANKLLGRFLAGHAQELDLRLVEFRGGSLRNAIPREAFVTVALPVENQDKLAELFNHYTELLKTELGKIETGIVTFNEVITTDAQVFSIADQQRFIAALNACPNGVIRMSDEVEGVVETSLNVGVISTEENKVTVLCLIRSLIDSGRSQVESMLRSITELAGAQIQFSGAYPGWKPDADSEIMAIFRDMYEGIYGHKPNIMVIHAGLECGLFKEPYPHMDMVSFGPTIKFPHSPDEKVKIDTVQLYWDQMVALLEAIPEKA from the coding sequence GTGTCTGAGTTCCATTCTGAGATCAGTACCTTATCACCTGCTCCACTTTGGCAGTTTTTCGATAAGATTTGTTCTATCCCTCATCCATCGAAACATGAAGAAGCATTAGCACAGTACATTATCAACTGGGCAACAGAGCAAGGCTTTGACGTTCGCCGTGATCCAACCGGTAACGTGTTCATCAAAAAGCCCGCGACACCAGGAATGGAAAATAAGAAGGCTGTTGTACTTCAAGCACACATCGACATGGTGCCGCAGAAAAACGAAGACACTGAACACGACTTCACCAAAGATCCAATCCAACCTTACATCGATGGCGAATGGGTAACTGCGAAAGGCACGACGCTTGGTGCAGATAACGGTATTGGTATGGCTTCTTGCCTTGCTGTATTGGCATCTAAAGATATTAAGCACGGTCCACTCGAAGTTCTGCTGACGATTGATGAAGAAGCAGGCATGACTGGCGCATTTGGCCTTGAAGCTGGTTGGTTAGAGGGTGAGATTCTTCTAAATACAGACTCTGAGCAAGAAGGCGAAGTCTACATGGGTTGTGCAGGTGGCGTTGATGGCACCATGACTTTCGATATTTCTCGAGAATCAACGCCTGCAGGTTTTGTAACACGCCAACTGACGCTGAAAGGCCTAAAAGGTGGTCACTCAGGTTGTGACATTCACACAGGTCGCGGTAATGCCAACAAATTACTTGGTCGTTTCCTTGCCGGTCATGCTCAAGAGCTTGATTTACGTTTAGTCGAATTCCGTGGCGGTAGCTTACGTAATGCAATCCCTCGCGAAGCGTTTGTTACTGTCGCGCTTCCTGTCGAAAACCAAGACAAGCTTGCTGAGCTGTTCAACCACTACACTGAGCTGCTTAAAACTGAATTGGGTAAAATCGAAACAGGTATCGTAACCTTTAATGAAGTGATCACGACTGACGCGCAAGTATTTTCAATCGCCGATCAGCAACGATTCATTGCGGCACTTAACGCTTGTCCAAACGGCGTAATCCGTATGAGTGATGAGGTGGAAGGCGTTGTTGAAACTTCTCTAAACGTTGGTGTGATCAGCACAGAAGAAAATAAAGTCACCGTGCTTTGCTTGATTCGTTCTCTCATTGACTCTGGCCGTAGCCAAGTGGAAAGCATGTTGCGCTCGATTACTGAGCTAGCAGGCGCACAAATTCAGTTCTCAGGCGCTTACCCTGGCTGGAAGCCAGATGCAGATTCCGAGATCATGGCAATTTTCCGTGATATGTATGAAGGCATTTACGGTCATAAGCCGAACATCATGGTCATCCATGCTGGTCTTGAGTGTGGCCTATTTAAAGAACCATACCCACACATGGATATGGTTTCTTTCGGTCCAACAATAAAATTCCCTCACTCTCCAGATGAGAAAGTGAAGATTGATACTGTTCAGTTGTACTGGGATCAGATGGTCGCGCTTTTAGAAGCGATTCCAGAGAAAGCATAA